From Hypanus sabinus isolate sHypSab1 chromosome 32, sHypSab1.hap1, whole genome shotgun sequence, the proteins below share one genomic window:
- the LOC132384375 gene encoding probable G-protein coupled receptor 139 encodes MMQSKIPGGDLRVYNCDAPGRNADPELQSERPSTACGPKMLETFNSVRRICYLIIAIIGLPVNLVAIAILSRGKCGLSSCTTRYLVVMAAADLLAVVTAVILRRISFYFSGSVLDIYPVCSVIFFLMCAARDCSVWFTVAFSFDRFVLICCQKLKTKYCTLKTAAAVLAITGVLLCLKNVPFYFSSEPRFIIDKVPWFCERKRVYYTDPLWVGFRMFDKVVTPLLPFAFILLFNVLTVRHILLASRVRKALRGQSKGQNQSDPEMESRRRSMILLFTISGSVILLWLTTVLDFLYYNIAGTTPSRYNNSEYIFGQVGYILQNFSLCTNTFIYGVTQSKFRQEFVNAVKYPVNSVLRIIKK; translated from the exons ATGATGCAATCAAAGATTCCCGGAGGAGATCTCAGGGTTTATAACTGTGATGCTCCCGGACGGAATGCGGATCCGGAGCTTCAATCAGAAAGGCCGTCAACAGCGTGCGGAccgaaaatgttggaaacatttaACAGCGTCCGAAGGATCTGCTATTTGATTATTGCCATCATTGGCTTACCCG TGAATTTGGTGGCGATCGCGATCctctcccggggaaagtgcggcctctccagctGCACCACCCGCTACCTGGTTGTCATGGCAGCGGCGGACCTGCTGGCTGTCGTCACCGCCGTCATCCTGAGGCGGATCAGCTTTTACTTCTCCGGATCCGTTCTGGATATCTATCCCGTCTGCAGCGTGATCTTTTTCCTGATGTGCGCGGCCAgggactgttccgtctggttcaccgtcgcatTCAGTTTCGACCGCTTTGTCctcatttgttgccagaagctgaaaacaaaatactgcacctTGAAAACTGCGGCTGCGGTTCTGGCGATAACCGGCGTCCTGCTGTGTCTGAAAAACGTCCCCTTCTATTTCTCTTCCGAACCCAGATTTATCATTGATAAAGTACCGTGGTTCTGTGAACGGAAGCGGGTTTATTACACCGACCCGCTGTGGGTGGGGTTCAGGATGTTTGATAAGGTTGTGACCCCCCTGCTGCCTTTCGCTTTTattttgctgttcaatgttctgacGGTCAGACACATTTTACTGGCCAGTCGTGTGCGGAAGGccctgaggggtcagagcaaaggGCAGAATCaaagtgacccggagatggagagcaggaggaggtcgatGATCTTACTGTTTACTATATCTGGCAGCGTTATCCTTCTGTGGTTAACAACTGTCCTTGACTTCTTATATTACAACATCGCCGGAACAACTCCCAGCCGGTACAACAATTCCGAGTATATCTTTGGCCAAGTTGGCTACATCCTGCAGAACTTCAGTCTGTGCACCAACACTTTCATTTATGGGGTGACTCAATCGAAGTTCAGGCAGGAGTTTGTCAACGCCGTGAAGTATCCGGTTAACTCCGTCCTCCGAATTATTAAGAAATAA